A genome region from Hevea brasiliensis isolate MT/VB/25A 57/8 chromosome 9, ASM3005281v1, whole genome shotgun sequence includes the following:
- the LOC110672838 gene encoding 4-hydroxy-tetrahydrodipicolinate synthase, chloroplastic → MAALSGSSVCLRDSACQLPLPVSTRCYKRRSAKWRSPQAAIIPNFHLPMRSFEVKNRTSPEDIKSLRLITAIKTPYLPDGRFDLEAYDASVNMQIVNGAEGVIVGGTTGEGQLMSWDEHIMLIGHTVNCFGGSIKVIGNTGSNSTREAIHATEQGFAVGMHAALHINPYYGKTSVEGLVSHFDSVLPMGPTIIYNVPSRTGQDIPPRVIHSVAQSPNLAGVKECVGNDRVEQYTEKGIVVWSGNDDQCHDARWNHGATGVISVTSNLVPGLMRKLMFEGKDPALNSKLMPLIDWLFQEPNPIALNTALAQLGVVRPVFRLPYVPLPLPKRVEFVNLVKSIGRENFVGEKDVEVLDDDDFILVGRY, encoded by the exons ATGGCTGCTTTGAGTGGCAGTAGTGTGTGCTTGAGGGATTCTGCTTGCCAGCTTCCCCTTCCTGTTTCCACCAGATGCTACAAGAG GAGGAGTGCAAAATGGAGGTCTCCTCAAGCTGCTATAATACCCAATTTCCATCTCCCAATGCGAAGTTTTGAAGTTAAAAATAG GACATCACCTGAGGATATAAAATCGCTTAGATTGATAACAGCCATCAAAACCCCATATTTACCTGATGGTAGATTTGATCTTGAAGCATATGATGCCTCGGTCAATATGCAAATTGTTAATGGTGCTGAAGGTGTGATTGTTGGCGGCACGACTGGTGAAGGTCAGTTGATGAGCTGGGATGAACACATAATGCTCATTGGCCATACAGTTAACTGTTTTGGTGGTTCTATCAAGGTGATCGGAAACACTGGAAGCAACTCTACAAGGGAAGCAATTCATGCCACAGAGCAAGGCTTTGCAGTCGGAATGCATGCTGCTCTTCACATCAATCCATACTATGGTAAAACCTCTGTGGAGGGCCTGGTTTCTCACTTCGATAGTGTGCTACCTATGGGTCCAACTATTATTTACAATGTGCCTTCACGAACTGGCCAAGATATTCCCCCGCGTGTGATACACAGTGTGGCACAGAGTCCTAACTTGGCAGGTGTTAAGGAATGTGTGGGTAATGATAGGGTGGAACAGTACACGGAGAAAGGAATTGTGGTGTGGAGTGGGAATGATGATCAATGCCATGATGCAAGGTGGAACCATGGGGCTACTGGAGTGATTTCTGTTACTAGCAACTTAGTCCCAGGCTTAATGAGAAAACTTATGTTTGAGGGGAAGGATCCTGCACTTAATTCAAAACTAATGCCTCTCATAGATTGGCTTTTCCAGGAGCCAAACCCCATTGCATTGAACACTGCTCTTGCACAGCTTGGAGTTGTGAGACCAGTTTTCAGGCTACCATAtgtacctcttcctctgccaaagaGGGTAGAATTTGTGAATTTGGTAAAGTCAATCGGGCGGGAGAATTTTGTGGGAGAAAAAGACGTTGAGGTTCTTGATGATGATGACTTCATATTAGTAGGTCGGTACTAG